The following are encoded in a window of bacterium SCSIO 12643 genomic DNA:
- a CDS encoding GNAT family N-acetyltransferase gives MEIGKPSEAEFEQVIQLANSMKLDVTDASREQFIIVKDSNYVAAFARIFPKGTLYELATLGVVKTYRGQGLSMLLVEKLRELYPQLYLVTVIPEYFKKLGFEVSNEIPKELESKYNQCELWHGYGDPVVMKCEA, from the coding sequence ATGGAAATAGGAAAGCCTTCTGAGGCGGAATTTGAGCAAGTCATTCAATTGGCAAATTCAATGAAATTAGATGTGACCGATGCCAGTCGAGAACAGTTTATTATTGTCAAAGATTCAAATTATGTAGCGGCTTTTGCCAGAATATTTCCGAAAGGGACGTTATACGAATTGGCTACATTGGGAGTCGTTAAAACTTATCGTGGACAAGGATTGAGTATGTTGCTTGTTGAGAAATTACGCGAATTATATCCTCAATTATATTTAGTTACAGTAATCCCCGAATATTTTAAAAAACTGGGATTTGAAGTATCTAATGAAATTCCCAAAGAATTAGAATCCAAGTACAATCAATGCGAGTTATGGCATGGCTACGGAGATCCTGTGGTGATGAAATGCGAAGCATAG
- a CDS encoding molybdenum cofactor biosynthesis protein MoaE, with protein MEKTKKIKNVFREGAITPDMIAKSIAAHQSKTQIGAHEIFLGQVRADQIEDKTVKAIEYTAHEEMANQIMHDIREAAFEKFDLSCMHIYHSLGEVKTGEICLFVFVSSAHRLPSREALAFLVEEIKQKAPIFGKEIFEDESHQWKVNN; from the coding sequence ATGGAGAAGACGAAAAAAATTAAAAATGTATTTAGAGAAGGTGCTATAACACCTGATATGATTGCGAAGTCGATAGCGGCTCATCAATCAAAAACACAAATTGGTGCACATGAAATCTTTCTGGGGCAGGTGCGTGCAGATCAGATTGAAGATAAAACAGTAAAAGCCATTGAATATACCGCACATGAGGAGATGGCCAATCAAATCATGCATGATATTAGAGAAGCAGCTTTTGAAAAGTTTGATTTGAGTTGTATGCACATCTACCATAGTCTGGGAGAAGTAAAAACTGGAGAAATTTGCTTGTTTGTTTTTGTATCTTCAGCACACCGATTGCCGTCACGAGAGGCTTTAGCATTTTTGGTAGAAGAGATTAAGCAAAAAGCGCCAATTTTTGGAAAAGAAATCTTTGAAGACGAGAGTCATCAATGGAAAGTAAATAATTAG
- a CDS encoding MoaD/ThiS family protein has translation MKIKILYFGAIAEIMQKTAEELEVGKKTYLYELKDKLESFNKKLKEMNFALAVNQKMTQQNIELQNGDEIAFFPPFAGG, from the coding sequence ATGAAAATTAAGATTTTATACTTCGGAGCAATAGCGGAAATCATGCAAAAAACAGCTGAAGAGCTGGAAGTAGGTAAAAAGACCTATTTGTATGAACTCAAAGACAAACTAGAATCTTTTAACAAGAAGTTGAAGGAGATGAATTTTGCTTTAGCGGTAAATCAAAAAATGACTCAGCAGAATATAGAACTACAAAATGGGGATGAAATCGCTTTTTTTCCGCCATTTGCCGGAGGCTGA
- a CDS encoding molybdenum cofactor guanylyltransferase, translating into MIQDVSIVILAGGKSSRMGEDKGLLNMHGRSFIDQLMHTLKSVSSQIWISVAKHNRVNYKKYASQLVIDEYVDLGPLGGITSVLDHIQTDWFYVISVDAPLVTEEVLKMLWNTKEGYEAVVFETEGKIHPLIALYHKSTKQTWRLALNENRLKITELVYQMKYKTVVANAEQTKQLRNINTPKDYKEVLRS; encoded by the coding sequence ATGATTCAAGATGTTTCCATAGTGATTTTGGCGGGAGGAAAAAGCTCTCGAATGGGTGAAGATAAGGGGCTTTTGAATATGCATGGACGTTCATTCATTGATCAGTTAATGCATACTTTAAAAAGCGTTTCATCCCAAATATGGATATCTGTTGCAAAACACAATAGGGTGAATTATAAAAAGTATGCGTCTCAATTAGTCATAGATGAATATGTGGACTTAGGTCCTCTGGGCGGAATCACTTCTGTTTTAGATCACATTCAAACAGATTGGTTTTATGTGATTTCAGTAGATGCACCATTGGTGACTGAAGAGGTTTTAAAGATGCTTTGGAATACGAAGGAAGGTTATGAAGCAGTGGTTTTTGAAACTGAAGGGAAAATCCATCCATTAATAGCGTTGTATCATAAGAGTACTAAGCAAACCTGGAGGTTGGCTTTGAATGAGAACAGGTTAAAGATTACAGAATTGGTGTATCAAATGAAGTATAAAACGGTTGTAGCAAATGCGGAACAAACCAAACAACTTAGAAATATCAATACACCTAAAGATTATAAAGAAGTTTTAAGAAGTTAG
- a CDS encoding LysR family transcriptional regulator: protein MENTYHIKSRFWISSKEGTYLGEGRVRLLQAIDKNGSISAASKELNISYRKAWKMIDIMNSQAKSPLVERQTGGKKGGGTVVTKEGKKAIASYLVLKEKCNAFMDQAFAEMDFND, encoded by the coding sequence ATGGAGAATACGTATCATATTAAATCACGATTTTGGATTTCTTCCAAAGAAGGAACTTATCTGGGTGAGGGTAGGGTAAGACTGCTTCAAGCGATTGATAAAAATGGTTCTATTAGTGCGGCTTCAAAGGAGTTGAATATCTCTTATAGAAAAGCATGGAAGATGATTGATATAATGAATTCTCAGGCTAAGTCTCCATTGGTTGAACGACAAACCGGAGGGAAAAAAGGAGGAGGAACCGTAGTAACCAAAGAAGGAAAGAAAGCAATTGCTTCTTATTTGGTATTAAAAGAAAAATGTAATGCTTTTATGGATCAGGCATTTGCCGAAATGGATTTTAACGATTAA
- a CDS encoding NAD(P)/FAD-dependent oxidoreductase — protein sequence MNIPDIDLPRIVVVGSGFAGLRFCKKIDTSKYQVVLLDKNNYHTFQPLLYQVASSGLEPDSIVYPIRKIFKGKKNFFFRMAETHRVDAEGKFIETSIGKIKYDQLIIATGATSNYFGMKNIEKYSMPMKSLVEALNLRSLIIQNFEEALNTTDLVERESLMNFVIVGAGATGIELAGALAELKEQVLPNDYPDLDIRRMQIHILEANDRVLANMSAESSAKSEKYLKQRGIHIWLNTMVKDYDGRTVISNKQNFEARTLIWAAGIMGSSPEGLKIEKTRGQRIVVGECNDVKGVEDVYAIGDIAQIETDLYPKGNAMLASVAEQQGAHLAKNFNLKARGKEMIPFVYNDKGTMATIGRNKAVVDLSFIKFGGLFGWLTWMFVHLMLLVDFRSRLVVFINWVWSYIFYDKGTRLIIRKFKGKNLK from the coding sequence ATGAATATCCCTGACATTGATCTACCACGAATCGTTGTAGTTGGTAGTGGTTTTGCAGGTCTTCGATTTTGTAAAAAAATTGATACTTCCAAATATCAAGTGGTATTATTGGACAAGAATAATTATCACACATTTCAACCTTTATTATATCAAGTAGCCAGTAGTGGTTTGGAACCGGATTCTATTGTATATCCGATTCGAAAAATCTTCAAAGGAAAGAAGAATTTCTTTTTTAGGATGGCAGAAACTCATCGTGTAGATGCAGAAGGTAAATTTATCGAAACTTCAATTGGGAAGATCAAGTATGATCAGTTGATCATTGCGACAGGAGCAACTTCCAATTATTTTGGTATGAAGAATATTGAGAAATATTCCATGCCCATGAAAAGTCTGGTGGAAGCATTAAACCTCAGGAGTTTGATCATTCAGAATTTTGAGGAAGCTTTGAATACGACTGATTTGGTTGAGCGCGAAAGTCTGATGAATTTTGTAATCGTTGGTGCTGGAGCTACCGGGATAGAGCTGGCAGGCGCATTGGCGGAACTTAAAGAGCAGGTTTTACCTAATGATTATCCGGATTTGGACATTCGGAGAATGCAGATTCATATTTTGGAGGCCAATGATCGGGTACTGGCAAATATGAGTGCCGAATCTTCAGCAAAATCTGAAAAGTATCTGAAACAACGTGGTATTCACATTTGGTTGAATACGATGGTAAAAGATTACGATGGACGGACAGTTATTTCCAATAAACAGAACTTTGAAGCGCGAACCTTAATTTGGGCTGCCGGGATTATGGGAAGCTCTCCTGAGGGGTTGAAAATTGAGAAAACCAGGGGACAGCGTATTGTAGTTGGTGAGTGTAATGATGTGAAGGGCGTTGAAGATGTTTATGCCATCGGAGATATCGCACAGATAGAAACAGATCTATACCCTAAAGGTAATGCTATGTTGGCTTCAGTTGCTGAGCAACAGGGAGCACATTTAGCTAAAAACTTTAATCTGAAAGCGAGAGGGAAGGAGATGATACCTTTTGTGTACAATGATAAGGGGACTATGGCTACCATCGGTCGAAATAAAGCTGTGGTGGATCTTTCGTTTATTAAGTTCGGAGGGTTGTTTGGTTGGCTTACGTGGATGTTTGTCCATTTGATGTTACTGGTCGATTTCAGAAGCCGCTTGGTAGTGTTTATCAATTGGGTTTGGAGTTACATTTTTTACGACAAAGGAACCCGTTTGATTATTCGAAAATTTAAAGGAAAAAATCTCAAATAG
- the nrfD gene encoding polysulfide reductase NrfD → MQFLKVSSSLIKDSFKFITSGSATYHIWMSVLSAVMLIGTWAYYVQIDQGLIVTGMSDNVGWGLYISNFTFLVGVAAAAVMLVLPTYILKDIDFANAVLIGEGLAVAALIMCMAFVTVDMGGPANLWHMIPGIGSLNWPNSMLSWDVIVLLGYLTINLTIPAYILYCRYQGKTPKKSIYVPGVILSVFWAVGIHMVTAFLYQGLMARPFWNNALLGPRFLASAFAAGPALIIIILELIRRWTAYEITQKTIDKISMVVTVAAQINLIMLISELFKEFYFPTHHSISAQYLFFGLEGHNALVPWIWTGILLNVVATAILTVKQWRGRFLNIACLMLFAGIWVEKGFGLIVPGFIPGQWGKIVEYTPSIIEIAITIAIWAMGAFVFTILARVGIGIELGHIKLKK, encoded by the coding sequence ATGCAATTTTTAAAGGTATCCTCATCGTTAATAAAAGATAGTTTTAAATTCATTACTTCAGGTAGTGCTACTTATCATATATGGATGAGTGTGCTCAGTGCAGTAATGCTTATTGGAACCTGGGCATATTATGTTCAAATCGATCAGGGCTTGATCGTAACAGGAATGAGCGATAATGTAGGGTGGGGACTTTATATCTCCAATTTTACATTCTTGGTTGGAGTTGCGGCAGCGGCTGTGATGCTGGTTTTACCAACCTATATTTTAAAAGATATTGATTTCGCCAATGCGGTATTGATTGGAGAAGGATTGGCTGTAGCTGCTTTGATCATGTGTATGGCTTTTGTAACCGTGGATATGGGTGGGCCTGCTAATCTGTGGCATATGATTCCTGGGATTGGCTCATTGAATTGGCCCAATTCTATGTTGAGTTGGGATGTGATCGTATTATTGGGATATTTAACCATTAACCTTACGATTCCTGCATATATCCTATATTGTAGATATCAAGGAAAAACGCCAAAGAAATCCATATATGTTCCCGGAGTAATTCTATCAGTATTTTGGGCGGTAGGAATCCACATGGTAACAGCATTCTTATATCAAGGACTTATGGCACGTCCATTCTGGAACAACGCATTATTAGGGCCTCGATTCTTAGCATCTGCTTTTGCAGCTGGACCAGCTTTGATCATCATCATTTTAGAATTGATTAGAAGATGGACAGCTTATGAGATTACTCAAAAAACCATTGATAAAATCTCAATGGTAGTAACAGTAGCAGCTCAGATTAACTTAATCATGTTGATTTCAGAGTTGTTTAAAGAATTCTATTTCCCTACTCATCATAGTATCAGTGCACAGTATCTATTCTTTGGACTAGAAGGACACAATGCATTAGTTCCATGGATTTGGACCGGAATTTTATTGAATGTGGTAGCTACTGCAATTCTAACCGTAAAACAATGGCGTGGTAGATTCTTAAACATCGCATGTTTAATGCTTTTTGCCGGAATTTGGGTAGAAAAAGGATTTGGGTTGATAGTACCTGGATTTATTCCTGGACAATGGGGCAAAATCGTAGAGTACACTCCAAGTATTATTGAAATTGCAATTACCATAGCCATCTGGGCAATGGGCGCATTCGTATTTACCATTTTAGCCAGAGTTGGAATTGGGATTGAATTAGGACATATTAAGTTGAAAAAGTAG
- a CDS encoding 4Fe-4S dicluster domain-containing protein yields MIIDNLKKLQKLFNNGIEHPASEGSDGIGQVFEKKVDRRSSLKALVGGALATTALTGTSCSDNKWQEYFKGNYKLMTDEERHATIERLTKMYSQRTGNKINLSDKKAIPGTLFGYAFNVSKCQGYGDCISACVEENNQDRDTQMQYIRIHEMDKKNGINFEMADDTFSHEVPAEGHFYIGTQCFHCENPPCVKVCPVEATWQEEDGIVVIDYDWCVGCRYCLAACPYDGRRFNWKQPNVPEEEVNKEQHYLGNRLRKKGVMEKCTFCVQRSRNGKNPACVEACPTGARTFGNILDPESEIRYILENKKVFRLKEDLGTEPKFWYYMD; encoded by the coding sequence ATGATAATAGATAATTTAAAGAAGCTTCAGAAATTGTTTAACAACGGGATTGAACATCCTGCTTCTGAAGGAAGTGATGGTATAGGTCAGGTATTTGAGAAAAAAGTAGACCGAAGATCGAGTTTAAAAGCGCTGGTTGGAGGTGCATTGGCAACTACGGCATTAACTGGAACCAGTTGTTCGGATAACAAGTGGCAAGAGTACTTCAAAGGAAATTACAAGCTGATGACCGATGAAGAGCGTCATGCGACTATTGAACGATTAACCAAAATGTATAGTCAACGTACAGGAAATAAAATCAATTTGAGTGATAAAAAAGCGATTCCCGGGACTTTGTTTGGCTATGCCTTTAATGTGAGTAAATGTCAGGGATATGGTGATTGTATTAGTGCTTGTGTAGAAGAGAATAATCAGGATCGGGATACGCAAATGCAGTATATCCGAATCCATGAAATGGATAAAAAAAATGGGATCAATTTTGAAATGGCGGATGATACCTTTTCGCATGAAGTTCCAGCAGAAGGCCATTTCTATATTGGAACTCAGTGTTTCCATTGTGAAAACCCACCATGTGTTAAGGTATGTCCGGTAGAAGCAACCTGGCAGGAAGAAGATGGAATCGTGGTGATTGATTATGACTGGTGTGTGGGCTGTAGATATTGTTTGGCAGCTTGTCCATATGATGGGCGTAGATTTAACTGGAAACAACCTAATGTTCCGGAAGAAGAAGTGAACAAAGAACAGCACTATTTAGGAAATAGGTTACGTAAAAAAGGAGTGATGGAGAAATGCACGTTCTGTGTGCAACGTTCCAGAAATGGTAAAAATCCGGCTTGTGTAGAAGCATGCCCGACCGGAGCCAGAACCTTTGGTAATATTCTAGACCCTGAAAGTGAAATCAGATATATCCTGGAAAATAAAAAGGTTTTTCGTTTAAAAGAAGATTTAGGTACGGAACCTAAGTTTTGGTATTACATGGACTAA
- a CDS encoding cytochrome C, which translates to MKTWIYSIVIVVVVLVAGSMLSSIIMNNHHGGHHGVFEKIEHTAFNDSANVSSIRHLASLDTVSVNLDGRHFAIPERTGEITSYKCSECHNEPLADLKAIQPKIGEKSHWNIQLKHASDEVMNCTSCHGNENMDELHSITNQKISFNESYKLCAQCHQMEYEDWVGGAHGKRIGGWAKPVVKNTCVNCHNPHEPGFPHKQPSRINTRMMEQRAKK; encoded by the coding sequence ATGAAAACCTGGATATATTCAATCGTAATAGTCGTAGTAGTATTGGTCGCAGGTTCTATGCTGAGTTCCATTATTATGAATAATCATCATGGTGGACATCATGGAGTATTTGAAAAAATTGAGCATACTGCATTTAACGATTCAGCAAATGTAAGTTCTATAAGACATTTGGCTTCTTTAGACACGGTAAGTGTAAACTTAGATGGAAGACATTTTGCAATTCCTGAACGTACTGGTGAAATTACTTCGTATAAATGCTCAGAGTGTCACAATGAGCCATTGGCTGATTTGAAAGCGATACAACCTAAAATTGGAGAAAAATCTCACTGGAATATTCAATTAAAGCACGCATCTGATGAGGTGATGAACTGTACCAGTTGTCATGGCAATGAAAACATGGATGAATTGCATTCTATTACCAATCAGAAAATTTCGTTTAATGAGAGTTATAAATTATGTGCACAATGCCATCAAATGGAATATGAAGATTGGGTAGGCGGAGCGCATGGAAAACGCATTGGCGGATGGGCAAAACCGGTGGTGAAGAATACTTGTGTAAATTGTCATAACCCACATGAACCTGGGTTTCCGCACAAACAACCAAGTAGAATCAACACCAGAATGATGGAGCAACGTGCTAAAAAATAG
- a CDS encoding cytochrome C produces MKRVVILLLFVLLLSGGLMIVSKSIDSAGSFAKVTSTEFKSIPVPTEKWSSETWNAAGYYQNTFEEWVPEKKLDDYYAHRAYYGAPPHIPHPVSNEMTMGGKDCLKCHENGGYVNTYDAFAPVVPHPEKVNCRQCHAAVLADGLFKETNWDQDKRRPVSIHNHALEGSPPTIPHELDMRRDCLSCHAGPAASEEIRVSHPDRVNCRQCHALNEQSKEIKDFYKELK; encoded by the coding sequence ATGAAAAGGGTCGTAATATTATTGTTGTTTGTGCTTTTATTGTCTGGTGGATTGATGATTGTATCTAAATCTATTGATAGTGCCGGTTCATTTGCAAAAGTAACGTCAACAGAGTTTAAGTCTATTCCGGTGCCTACCGAGAAGTGGAGTAGTGAGACCTGGAATGCAGCCGGATACTATCAAAACACATTTGAAGAATGGGTTCCTGAGAAAAAACTGGATGATTACTATGCACATAGAGCATATTATGGAGCACCTCCTCATATTCCACATCCTGTTTCTAACGAAATGACCATGGGCGGGAAAGACTGTCTGAAATGCCATGAAAATGGAGGATATGTGAATACCTACGATGCATTTGCACCAGTAGTTCCGCATCCCGAGAAAGTAAATTGTCGCCAATGTCATGCTGCAGTTTTGGCTGATGGACTATTTAAAGAGACCAATTGGGATCAGGATAAAAGAAGACCTGTGAGCATCCATAACCATGCTTTAGAAGGAAGTCCTCCAACTATTCCACATGAATTGGATATGCGTAGAGATTGTTTGTCTTGTCATGCAGGACCAGCAGCTTCAGAAGAGATCAGAGTATCACACCCTGATCGTGTAAACTGTCGTCAGTGTCACGCATTAAACGAGCAGTCAAAAGAAATTAAAGACTTTTATAAAGAACTTAAATAA
- a CDS encoding molybdopterin-dependent oxidoreductase produces MKMDRRSFIKKMAAASAMMAASTMIPGIMFAYEQENLISDLQGDIEWKKAPCRFCGVGCGVLVGTQNGKAVAVKGDPRSSVNKGLCCMKGYHSIISMYGKDRLKSAWVRKNGKLVETSMEDALDLVASKMQETIKNHGKDAVSMYGSGQWTIPDGYVASKFMKGCIGTNNLEANARLCMASAVTGFLTSFGLDEPMGCYEDIDYADVFVLWGNNMAEMHPVLFSRLLDRKIKDGATIVDFATRTTRTSRASDRSILFRPNTDLAVANAICYEIINNGWMNTEFVAQHVNFMSGKTNMGYGLEENYKFKDEATKIDFEQYKEFLKDYTPEKVSKISGVSVKDIKYMAALYGDANKKVMSLWCMGMNQHTRGTWINNLVYNVHLLVGKISSPGNGPFSLTGQPSACGTVREVGTLTHKLPHGVVMKEEHREFAAKIWGVPVTNIDPKPSNHTVDMFRALDRGDIRFMWIQVTNPMVTMPKLNRYRDGALKEDRFVVVSDIYPTPTTEIADVILPSAMWVEREGLYGNSERRTQYFEKMVDAPGESMSDTVQIMEVARRMGFEKQFAYKDETHIEEIYNEYRKHHEGKKHNMAPLEVLKNQPGAMWPFVDGKETKWRYNSKYDPACSKEGFDFYGKPEGRAIIWQRPYEPAPEEPDQEYPFWLNTGRVVEHWHTGSMTRRIPVLHKAMPKAYAEINPADAKRLNILDGDQVKLTSRRGSIVIDAMINGRGNPPEGMVFVPFFDEDLKINELTIDAYCPISKQPDYKKCAIKVEKA; encoded by the coding sequence ATGAAAATGGATAGAAGAAGTTTTATAAAGAAAATGGCGGCAGCATCGGCAATGATGGCTGCTTCAACGATGATTCCGGGCATTATGTTTGCCTATGAACAAGAGAATTTGATTTCTGATTTACAAGGTGATATTGAATGGAAAAAAGCACCGTGTAGATTCTGTGGTGTAGGGTGTGGTGTATTAGTAGGAACACAAAATGGTAAAGCAGTTGCTGTAAAAGGTGATCCAAGATCTTCGGTAAATAAAGGTCTTTGTTGTATGAAAGGATATCACTCCATTATATCTATGTATGGAAAGGACCGTTTAAAAAGTGCCTGGGTACGTAAGAATGGAAAGCTGGTAGAAACTTCCATGGAAGATGCTTTGGATTTAGTGGCTTCTAAAATGCAGGAGACGATTAAGAATCATGGTAAAGATGCGGTATCTATGTATGGATCTGGTCAATGGACTATTCCAGATGGATATGTGGCTTCTAAATTTATGAAAGGATGTATTGGTACCAATAATCTGGAAGCCAATGCACGTTTATGTATGGCCAGTGCGGTAACCGGATTTTTAACCTCATTTGGTTTGGACGAACCAATGGGCTGTTATGAAGATATTGATTATGCTGATGTATTTGTATTGTGGGGAAATAATATGGCAGAAATGCACCCGGTATTGTTCTCCAGATTATTGGACCGTAAAATCAAAGATGGTGCAACTATCGTTGATTTTGCAACTAGAACCACAAGAACCAGTAGAGCTTCGGATCGTTCGATTTTATTCAGACCAAATACAGATTTAGCGGTTGCAAATGCCATTTGTTATGAGATTATTAATAATGGATGGATGAATACCGAGTTTGTGGCTCAGCATGTGAATTTCATGAGCGGTAAAACCAATATGGGTTACGGACTGGAAGAAAATTACAAGTTTAAGGATGAGGCTACCAAAATTGATTTTGAACAGTATAAAGAATTCTTAAAAGACTATACTCCTGAAAAAGTATCTAAGATATCAGGTGTATCTGTTAAAGACATAAAATACATGGCAGCGTTGTATGGTGATGCCAATAAGAAAGTGATGTCATTATGGTGTATGGGTATGAACCAGCATACACGTGGTACCTGGATCAATAATTTGGTATATAATGTACACTTATTAGTAGGTAAGATTTCGAGTCCGGGAAATGGGCCTTTCTCGCTTACGGGTCAACCTAGTGCATGTGGTACAGTAAGAGAAGTTGGTACATTAACACATAAGTTGCCACATGGTGTGGTGATGAAAGAAGAACATCGCGAATTTGCTGCGAAGATTTGGGGGGTACCAGTAACTAATATTGACCCTAAGCCATCGAATCATACAGTGGATATGTTTAGAGCTTTAGATCGAGGCGATATTAGATTTATGTGGATTCAGGTAACCAATCCTATGGTGACCATGCCTAAATTAAATCGCTATAGAGATGGCGCATTAAAAGAAGATCGTTTTGTAGTGGTATCTGATATTTACCCAACCCCAACTACTGAAATTGCAGATGTGATTTTACCATCAGCAATGTGGGTGGAGCGTGAAGGATTATATGGAAACTCAGAGCGTAGAACCCAATATTTTGAGAAAATGGTTGATGCTCCCGGAGAGTCTATGAGTGATACTGTTCAAATTATGGAAGTAGCGCGTAGAATGGGATTCGAGAAACAATTTGCGTATAAAGATGAAACCCACATCGAGGAGATTTACAATGAATATCGTAAACACCACGAAGGGAAGAAACATAATATGGCACCATTGGAAGTCTTAAAGAATCAACCCGGTGCGATGTGGCCGTTTGTGGATGGAAAAGAGACTAAATGGAGATATAATTCTAAATATGATCCAGCTTGTTCTAAAGAGGGTTTCGATTTTTATGGAAAACCTGAAGGGCGCGCAATTATTTGGCAACGTCCTTATGAGCCTGCTCCAGAAGAGCCGGATCAGGAATATCCATTCTGGTTAAATACGGGTAGAGTAGTAGAACACTGGCATACAGGATCAATGACTCGAAGAATTCCTGTATTACATAAAGCAATGCCAAAAGCATATGCAGAAATTAATCCTGCGGATGCGAAGCGTTTAAACATTTTGGATGGTGATCAGGTGAAATTAACATCCAGAAGAGGTTCAATTGTGATCGATGCCATGATTAATGGTCGAGGTAATCCACCGGAAGGAATGGTATTCGTTCCTTTCTTCGATGAAGATCTAAAAATCAATGAACTGACTATTGATGCGTATTGTCCGATTTCAAAACAACCGGACTATAAGAAATGTGCCATTAAGGTTGAAAAAGCTTAA
- a CDS encoding chaperone NapD, which translates to MPIKSYLVHPMDGQKEQLIQKLEKIPFCELNPSTNEDIIVLVTDTSSIAEEKELEQKFEAISEIKNMALVSGFDI; encoded by the coding sequence ATGCCGATTAAAAGCTACTTGGTGCATCCTATGGATGGACAAAAAGAACAACTGATTCAAAAGCTAGAAAAGATTCCTTTTTGCGAATTAAATCCCTCTACCAACGAAGACATTATAGTGCTGGTAACAGATACATCTTCTATTGCTGAAGAGAAAGAATTAGAACAAAAGTTTGAGGCAATTTCTGAAATAAAAAATATGGCCCTGGTATCGGGTTTTGACATCTAA
- a CDS encoding TIGR03987 family protein — protein sequence MPEIVLYAIIYFTLALIFYSIGVWSERLQKTLKPWHLLFFWLGLIADTLGTIYVKQQVGILIFNLHTLTGMLGLMFMIIHAIWATTIIIKKDPNKLYTFHKFSLLVWFIWLIPYFTGLISGMTR from the coding sequence ATGCCAGAGATTGTTTTATACGCCATCATCTATTTCACATTAGCCTTGATTTTCTATAGTATTGGTGTTTGGAGCGAACGTCTTCAAAAAACATTAAAACCCTGGCATCTTCTTTTCTTCTGGCTTGGACTCATTGCTGACACCCTGGGAACCATTTATGTAAAACAACAGGTAGGAATCCTTATTTTCAATCTACATACACTTACAGGGATGCTCGGCCTGATGTTCATGATCATTCATGCCATCTGGGCCACCACAATTATCATTAAAAAAGACCCTAATAAGTTATATACATTTCATAAATTCAGCCTATTGGTATGGTTTATTTGGTTAATTCCGTATTTCACCGGATTAATCAGCGGAATGACTCGTTAA
- a CDS encoding single-stranded DNA-binding protein → MNTLRNKVQLIGRLGQDPEVKTLENGNKLARFSMATNESYKNKNGEKVDKTQWHHVVAWGNTATIIEKYVTKGQEVAIEGKLNNKSYDDKNGTTHYITEIIANEIQMLSKP, encoded by the coding sequence ATGAATACGCTTAGAAACAAAGTACAATTAATCGGACGCTTAGGTCAGGATCCGGAAGTAAAAACTTTAGAAAATGGAAACAAATTAGCCCGTTTTTCAATGGCTACTAATGAGTCTTACAAAAACAAAAACGGTGAAAAGGTAGATAAAACACAATGGCATCATGTAGTTGCATGGGGAAATACTGCTACAATCATTGAAAAGTATGTCACCAAAGGACAAGAAGTGGCTATTGAGGGTAAGTTAAACAACAAATCATACGATGATAAAAACGGTACCACACACTACATTACGGAAATCATTGCCAATGAAATTCAAATGTTATCCAAACCCTAA